From a single Nicotiana tomentosiformis chromosome 2, ASM39032v3, whole genome shotgun sequence genomic region:
- the LOC104094572 gene encoding protein DETOXIFICATION 45, chloroplastic-like isoform X1: MAALKLSGAVKIGTSSRECARRTLKKVFLVKTSTRNNYLGSRFVKRSRLNSVKNCGLVSDEHSVDSSNLEEKFGSTRDQLLTEGAIALSGTSTEQSPTQDVQTELIMLSLPAIAGQAIEPLAQLMETAYIGRMGALELASAGISVSIFNIISKVFNIPLLSVATSFVAEDISKYADDENSAAAERKALPSVSTALVLSAGIGVIEAAAMYLGTGPFLSIMGLSTDSTMRIPAEHFLKLRALGAPAVVLYLAVQGIFRGFKDTRTPVLCLGLGNLSSVFFFPIFMYIFQLGITGAAISTVLSQYIVAILMLWHLNKKTVLLLPSIKNLQFGGYLKSGGFLLGRTLAAVLTVTLSTSMAARLGAIPMAAHQICLQVWLSASLLADAQAASGQALIASSFARRDYSRVKLITHVALKTGLATGFLLAIILGLSFPSFAKCFTNDSQVLDIVRSGLLFVSASQPLNALAYIFDGLHYGVSDFPFAAISMMIVGALSSVFLLYATPIIGLPGVWSGLTIFMGLRSVAGFMRLSAKNGPWWFLQDSQENEVAIS, encoded by the exons ATGGCAGCTCTTAAGCTCTCAGGTGCAGTAAAGATTGGAACTAGTAGTAGGGAATGTGCAAGAAGAACCTTAAAGAAAGTTTTTCTAGTTAAGACTTCAACAAGGAATAATTATCTTGGATCAAGATTTGTGAAGAGGTCGAGATTGAACAGTGTTAAGAATTGTGGGTTAGTGAGTGATGAACATTCTGTAGATTCTTCTAATCTTGAAGAAAAGTTTGGCTCAACTAGAGACCAACTCTTAACTGAAGGAGCAAT TGCATTGTCAGGAACTTCTACTGAACAATCCCCAACTCAGGATGTACAAACCGAGCTTATAATGCTTTCTTTGCCTGCTATTGCTGGTCAAGCAATTGAACCGTTGGCACAACTAATGGAGACAGCTTATATTGGACGAATGG GTGCATTGGAGTTGGCATCAGCTGGCATTTCTGTATCAATCTTTAACATAATATCGAAGGTGTTCAACATCCCTCTCCTGAGTGTGGCAACATCATTTGTGGCAGAAGACATCTCCAAGTATGCTGATGATGAGAATTCAGCTGCTG CTGAAAGAAAGGCACTTCCATCTGTCTCCACTGCCTTAGTTTTATCTGCTGGAATTGGTGTGATTGAAGCTGCAGCAATGTATCTGGGCACTGGACCATTTCTCAGCATCATGGGTTTATCAACG GATTCAACCATGCGTATTCCAGCGGAGCATTTTCTTAAACTTAGAGCGCTTGGTGCTCCAGCTGTTGTGCTTTATCTGGCTGTGCAAGGCATTTTTCGTGGTTTTAAGGACACAAGGACCCCTGTGTTATGTTTAG GGTTAGGGAATCTGTCATCTGTATTTTTCTTTCCCATCTTCATGTATATTTTTCAACTGGGCATCACTGGCGCAGCCATTTCTACCGTCTTATCTCA ATACATTGTGGCCATTTTGATGTTATGGCATCTTAATAAAAAGACTGTATTGCTGCTGCCAAGCATTAAGAACTTGCAATTTGGTGGCTATTTAAAATCTG GTGGTTTTCTTCTTGGGAGAACTCTAGCTGCTGTTCTTACAGTAACTTTGAGCACATCAATGGCGGCTCGATTAGGAGCAATACCCATGGCGGCCCATCAGATATGCTTGCAAGTATGGTTGTCTGCCTCGCTATTGGCAGATGCCCAAGCTGCATCTGGTCAG GCTCTCATTGCAAGTTCGTTTGCAAGACGGGACTACAGCAGAGTTAAATTGATCACACATGTAGCTTTAAAG ACAGGATTAGCTACTGGTTTTTTGTTAGCCATTATTTTGGGTCTGTCCTTTCCTTCTTTTGCGAAGTGCTTCACAAACGACTCTCAAGTGCTAGATATCGTTAGATCTGGTTTACTG TTTGTCAGTGCCAGTCAACCCCTTAATGCTCTAGCCTATATCTTTGATGGGCTCCACTATGGTGTTTCAGATTTCCCATTTGCAGCTATCTCCATG ATGATCGTGGGTGCTCTCTCTTCAGTGTTTCTGCTTTATGCTACTCCTATAATTGGTCTTCCGGGAGTTTGGTCGGGTTTGACTATTTTCATGGGATTGCGCTCTGTGGCTGGTTTCATGAG ATTATCAGCGAAGAATGGTCCATGGTGGTTCTTACAGGACTCACAAGAAAATGAG GTTGCAATATCATAG
- the LOC104094572 gene encoding protein DETOXIFICATION 45, chloroplastic-like isoform X2, which translates to MAALKLSGAVKIGTSSRECARRTLKKVFLVKTSTRNNYLGSRFVKRSRLNSVKNCGLVSDEHSVDSSNLEEKFGSTRDQLLTEGAIALSGTSTEQSPTQDVQTELIMLSLPAIAGQAIEPLAQLMETAYIGRMGALELASAGISVSIFNIISKVFNIPLLSVATSFVAEDISNKVFPETAERKALPSVSTALVLSAGIGVIEAAAMYLGTGPFLSIMGLSTDSTMRIPAEHFLKLRALGAPAVVLYLAVQGIFRGFKDTRTPVLCLGLGNLSSVFFFPIFMYIFQLGITGAAISTVLSQYIVAILMLWHLNKKTVLLLPSIKNLQFGGYLKSGGFLLGRTLAAVLTVTLSTSMAARLGAIPMAAHQICLQVWLSASLLADAQAASGQALIASSFARRDYSRVKLITHVALKTGLATGFLLAIILGLSFPSFAKCFTNDSQVLDIVRSGLLFVSASQPLNALAYIFDGLHYGVSDFPFAAISMMIVGALSSVFLLYATPIIGLPGVWSGLTIFMGLRSVAGFMRLSAKNGPWWFLQDSQENEVAIS; encoded by the exons ATGGCAGCTCTTAAGCTCTCAGGTGCAGTAAAGATTGGAACTAGTAGTAGGGAATGTGCAAGAAGAACCTTAAAGAAAGTTTTTCTAGTTAAGACTTCAACAAGGAATAATTATCTTGGATCAAGATTTGTGAAGAGGTCGAGATTGAACAGTGTTAAGAATTGTGGGTTAGTGAGTGATGAACATTCTGTAGATTCTTCTAATCTTGAAGAAAAGTTTGGCTCAACTAGAGACCAACTCTTAACTGAAGGAGCAAT TGCATTGTCAGGAACTTCTACTGAACAATCCCCAACTCAGGATGTACAAACCGAGCTTATAATGCTTTCTTTGCCTGCTATTGCTGGTCAAGCAATTGAACCGTTGGCACAACTAATGGAGACAGCTTATATTGGACGAATGG GTGCATTGGAGTTGGCATCAGCTGGCATTTCTGTATCAATCTTTAACATAATATCGAAGGTGTTCAACATCCCTCTCCTGAGTGTGGCAACATCATTTGTGGCAGAAGACATCTCCAA CAAAGTGTTTCCTGAAACAGCTGAAAGAAAGGCACTTCCATCTGTCTCCACTGCCTTAGTTTTATCTGCTGGAATTGGTGTGATTGAAGCTGCAGCAATGTATCTGGGCACTGGACCATTTCTCAGCATCATGGGTTTATCAACG GATTCAACCATGCGTATTCCAGCGGAGCATTTTCTTAAACTTAGAGCGCTTGGTGCTCCAGCTGTTGTGCTTTATCTGGCTGTGCAAGGCATTTTTCGTGGTTTTAAGGACACAAGGACCCCTGTGTTATGTTTAG GGTTAGGGAATCTGTCATCTGTATTTTTCTTTCCCATCTTCATGTATATTTTTCAACTGGGCATCACTGGCGCAGCCATTTCTACCGTCTTATCTCA ATACATTGTGGCCATTTTGATGTTATGGCATCTTAATAAAAAGACTGTATTGCTGCTGCCAAGCATTAAGAACTTGCAATTTGGTGGCTATTTAAAATCTG GTGGTTTTCTTCTTGGGAGAACTCTAGCTGCTGTTCTTACAGTAACTTTGAGCACATCAATGGCGGCTCGATTAGGAGCAATACCCATGGCGGCCCATCAGATATGCTTGCAAGTATGGTTGTCTGCCTCGCTATTGGCAGATGCCCAAGCTGCATCTGGTCAG GCTCTCATTGCAAGTTCGTTTGCAAGACGGGACTACAGCAGAGTTAAATTGATCACACATGTAGCTTTAAAG ACAGGATTAGCTACTGGTTTTTTGTTAGCCATTATTTTGGGTCTGTCCTTTCCTTCTTTTGCGAAGTGCTTCACAAACGACTCTCAAGTGCTAGATATCGTTAGATCTGGTTTACTG TTTGTCAGTGCCAGTCAACCCCTTAATGCTCTAGCCTATATCTTTGATGGGCTCCACTATGGTGTTTCAGATTTCCCATTTGCAGCTATCTCCATG ATGATCGTGGGTGCTCTCTCTTCAGTGTTTCTGCTTTATGCTACTCCTATAATTGGTCTTCCGGGAGTTTGGTCGGGTTTGACTATTTTCATGGGATTGCGCTCTGTGGCTGGTTTCATGAG ATTATCAGCGAAGAATGGTCCATGGTGGTTCTTACAGGACTCACAAGAAAATGAG GTTGCAATATCATAG
- the LOC104094574 gene encoding isovalerate--CoA ligase AAE2-like, with product MGGAPTVLNMIVNSSPCDRKPLPHKVKIMTGGSSPPPQILSRMEELGFGVNHLYGLTETYGPGTYCLWKPEWDSLPPEERFTLKARQGVQHLCLEEVDVRDSATMEKVPADGVTMGEVMFRGNTVMSGYLKDVKATEEAFRGGWFHSGDLAVKHPDGYIDVKDRLKDIIISGGENISTVEVERALYRHPAVFEAAVVA from the exons ATGGGAGGGGCACCTACTGTCTTGAACATGATAGTGAATTCATCGCCGTGTGACCGGAAGCCACTTCCACACAAGGTTAAGATTATGACAGGGGGTTCATCACCACCTCCACAAATCCTTTCCAGAATGGAGGAGTTGGGATTTGGAGTAAATCACTTATATGGACTAACAGAGACATATGGTCCAG GTACATATTGCTTGTGGAAGCCTGAGTGGGATTCTTTGCCTCCAGAGGAAAGATTTACACTGAAAGCAAGACAAGGAGTGCAACATCTTTGTTTAGAGGAAGTTGATGTAAGAGATTCTGCCACCATGGAGAAGGTGCCCGCGGATGGTGTAACAATGGGAGAAGTTATGTTTAGAGGGAATACAGTAATGAGCGGTTATTTGAAAGATGTCAAAGCAACAGAAGAAGCTTTTAGAGGTGGATGGTTTCATAGTGGTGATCTTGCTGTTAAACATCCTGATGGTTATATAGACGTTAAGGATCGGTTAAAAGACATCATAATCTCTGGTGGAGAAAATATAAGCACAGTTGAGGTAGAAAGGGCTCTGTATAGACATCCAGCAGTATTTGAAGCAGCAGTAGTCGCATGA